The genomic region TGCTTCGCCAAGTCCTATCATTGCCACGCCACCATTCTGCATGACTGTCCTGACATCAGCGAAGTCAAGGTTAACAAGACCTGGTTTTGTGATAAGCTCTGTGATGCCTTTTACAGCTCTCATGAGAACTTCGTCGGATACTTTGAATGCTGCTTGGAGTGGTAATCTTGGAACAACTTCAAGGAGCTTGTCATTTGGGACTACAATTACCGTGTCTGCAACTTCCCTGAGTCTCTCAAGACCTGCTTCTGCATTTGTTCTTCTTACCTGGCCCTCTACACTGAAAGGCAGTGTGACAACGGCAATGGTGAGAGCTCCGGCATCTCTTGCAGCTTCTGCAACAATCGGTGCTGAACCTGTTCCGGTTCCTCCCCCAAGTCCGCATGTAATGAACACCATGTCACTGCCGTTCACCACGGCTGCGATTTCATCAACGCTTTCAAGAGCTGCATCCTCTCCTATCTGTGGGAGACTTCCTGCACCAAGGCCTCTGGTCTTCTTCTTACCAATGAGTATCTTCTGATCTGCTCTTATATTCAGAAGGTGCTGAGCATCTGTGTTTACTGCAATGAACTCTGCGCCTTTTATTCCCTCTTCGACCATTCTCTGAGTACTGTTGGAGCCTCCTCCACCACAACCTATCACCTTGATATTGGTGTGTAGCTGACGTAGCATCTCCTCTAATTCTGCATTTATGTCTTTATGCTCGGGGCTTGCTGCAGGTGAACTGCGGATGTTTGCCTCCTGTTCAGACCTTGCAAGTGCCTCTTCTACTATGGATCTCATTCTTTTTCTCCCTCAAATGAAAATCGTATATTGGATTACAGGTATGATTATATATATTTAATCGGACAACCGGATACGCTTTATTTTTCTTTTGTGTACCATCTCGGGCGTGATGGTCTTGCCCTCTAATACTACCGGGTTACCTTTTGCAAGTTCCCCAAGCATTGGCCCGGGAGGGATATCCAGTTCATTTGCTGCTTTCGGATCAAATTTTTCACTGATGATACAAAGTATATTATCATCAGGAATATATTTAATTTCATAATGCTCTTTTAGTATTTTAATGCATTCATTTGTAACGTTCTGCATAGCACTTTTAGTATCTTCGCCTATTCCCAGGATGGTATTTGAAAGAGTTCCGTTATTTCTTTTCATGTAGATTGGTGCACAGCATGCAAGTATTTCTTCAGTACGCTTCCTGCTAGCTTTTACTGATTCCTGGAATAATTCTTCATTAATGCTGCACAGGACAATTTCACCGTCTGGTTTTTCAGTCTCCTGTCGAGATTTTTCAATTTGAGATATAAACATCTCAGTGGCTCTGAACTTTCCATCGGGGCAGAGTTCATTGCACTTATTCTTAATGTTCATAAATATGTTCCAGGGTATTTTTCCAATCTCTCTGATGTCACTTTCTCTTAGTATTATATAGTGCAGTTCATTCATGAGTGCGGAAAGTCTTTCCCTTTCTTTTGCACTCATAGATTTTTTGTCAAAATATGCAAAATCAGCACATGACTTCTCAAAAGCCTGAATTATCATCTTTTTGTCTACAAAGGCTAGTTGATAGTCCGGGAAATTATGCCCGAATGTAACTTCTGAATCAAGTATCAGTTCTGTTTGCCTGGATGCATAATGCCCTCCTCCAAAACCAACTGCTACCGGGATATATTCTCCACATTCTTCCCGGGATGTGAACTCTTTAACGGCGTTTATTATAACTTTTGATGCAATATTTCCTGCTTCTGAATCATTCCACTGTTTTTCAGAACTTCCTATCTCTGCATAGATCATTGGTGTTTTTAAGTCCGTGGGTCCGTGATGAGTAGACTCCATATTCACCTCATAATCTACTTTATCAGAGAATGTTTTCATATTTCTCAGAATAAGGCGCAACATATGTGGTGCAGCCACCGATAACTCCTTGGGTCTTCCTCCGAAATCTGCTTTATCCGGGTTTCCTGTGAAATGGGCAGTA from Methanolobus tindarius DSM 2278 harbors:
- a CDS encoding D-aminoacyl-tRNA deacylase, giving the protein MKKINILCSAADAASQNIKYHLLQNEYWKKIEQVPDNWKELISVYENQEMRILEIEGHHIYEDRIDEKMKSSGYDTDLIVVASKHKSGDGRSVLTAHFTGNPDKADFGGRPKELSVAAPHMLRLILRNMKTFSDKVDYEVNMESTHHGPTDLKTPMIYAEIGSSEKQWNDSEAGNIASKVIINAVKEFTSREECGEYIPVAVGFGGGHYASRQTELILDSEVTFGHNFPDYQLAFVDKKMIIQAFEKSCADFAYFDKKSMSAKERERLSALMNELHYIILRESDIREIGKIPWNIFMNIKNKCNELCPDGKFRATEMFISQIEKSRQETEKPDGEIVLCSINEELFQESVKASRKRTEEILACCAPIYMKRNNGTLSNTILGIGEDTKSAMQNVTNECIKILKEHYEIKYIPDDNILCIISEKFDPKAANELDIPPGPMLGELAKGNPVVLEGKTITPEMVHKRKIKRIRLSD
- the ftsZ gene encoding cell division protein FtsZ, coding for MRSIVEEALARSEQEANIRSSPAASPEHKDINAELEEMLRQLHTNIKVIGCGGGGSNSTQRMVEEGIKGAEFIAVNTDAQHLLNIRADQKILIGKKKTRGLGAGSLPQIGEDAALESVDEIAAVVNGSDMVFITCGLGGGTGTGSAPIVAEAARDAGALTIAVVTLPFSVEGQVRRTNAEAGLERLREVADTVIVVPNDKLLEVVPRLPLQAAFKVSDEVLMRAVKGITELITKPGLVNLDFADVRTVMQNGGVAMIGLGEADGEVKAVESVQKALRSPLLDVDISGATSALVNVIGGPDMTIAEAESVVQEVYSRIDPEARLIWGAQVNDELEQTVRTMIVVTGVKSPQIYGHGGAKNVTRKYGIDFVK